The following proteins are co-located in the Polymorphospora rubra genome:
- a CDS encoding putative bifunctional diguanylate cyclase/phosphodiesterase, with protein sequence MDGFSRTGAQVFARDWAEAVGRLGFVPVSSVEIERMLLDHTVRLARAVLAPDFTDGPGHDVGTALVESHLTEPAVLGWTVRAIGEWFVARVLPDLTDDPAARERVTALQGALAAGFSAALRDRTFSQQERLSRSVWAARNEAEQALRDSEARFRAIFTGAAIGIGIADTDGRIVEVNQALADMFGYTPAQMRQVNVSQLFHADDADGMWQHYTDLIQGRFDAARMEKLYHRSDGTAFWTNLAVSLVRHDDGRPRFTVAMMEDITDRYELQERMRFQAQHDPLTGLPNRTLFFDRLTAVLDRAGPGDRIGVCFIDLDGFKAINDSLGHDLGDRLLSVVAKRLADCVADGGHLVARMGGDEFVILVEGSTGRRDVVGVAEAALSAVARPVRIGEHQLAVSASIGIVERPVVDTDPADLMKAADTTLYWAKADGRGRWAVFDPVRSARDRAKSALAAALPAALERDELVIEYQPIVATDDQRLIAVEALVRWQHPQLGRLGPDRFISLAEETGLIVDLGDRVLATACADASRWLAEFPDAQLRVSVNLAARQASEPGLVGKVSTALRRTGLPAELLQLELTESAVMATTGEPLRSLRRLAALGVRLAIDDFGTGYSNLAYLRRLPIHTLKLAGAFVEGIRGDDPVSQVDERIVDALVRLAHALNLSVTAEAVETRHQADRLLALGCDTGQGRFYGPPQEAGGITALLRGSADVATRV encoded by the coding sequence CTTCACCGACGGGCCGGGCCACGACGTCGGGACGGCCCTGGTCGAGTCGCACCTGACCGAGCCGGCGGTGCTCGGCTGGACCGTGCGCGCGATCGGTGAGTGGTTCGTCGCCCGCGTACTGCCCGACCTGACCGACGATCCGGCGGCGCGGGAGCGGGTCACGGCACTGCAGGGCGCGCTCGCCGCCGGCTTCTCCGCCGCGCTGCGCGACCGTACGTTCAGCCAGCAGGAGCGGCTCAGCCGCTCGGTGTGGGCCGCGCGCAACGAGGCCGAGCAGGCGCTGCGGGACAGCGAGGCGCGCTTCCGGGCGATCTTCACCGGGGCCGCGATCGGTATCGGGATCGCCGACACCGACGGCCGGATCGTCGAGGTCAACCAGGCGCTGGCCGACATGTTCGGCTACACCCCGGCGCAGATGCGGCAGGTCAACGTGTCGCAGCTCTTCCACGCCGACGACGCCGACGGGATGTGGCAGCACTACACCGACCTGATCCAGGGCAGATTCGACGCCGCCCGGATGGAGAAGCTCTACCACCGCAGCGACGGCACGGCCTTCTGGACCAACCTGGCGGTGTCGCTGGTCCGCCACGACGACGGCCGGCCACGCTTCACGGTCGCGATGATGGAGGACATCACCGACCGCTACGAACTGCAGGAACGGATGCGGTTCCAGGCACAGCACGACCCGCTCACCGGCCTGCCGAACCGCACCCTGTTCTTCGACCGGCTCACCGCGGTGCTCGACCGGGCCGGGCCCGGTGACCGGATCGGTGTCTGCTTCATCGACCTCGACGGCTTCAAGGCGATCAACGACAGCCTCGGGCACGACCTCGGCGACCGGCTGCTCAGCGTGGTCGCCAAGCGGCTGGCCGACTGCGTGGCCGACGGTGGTCACCTGGTGGCCCGGATGGGCGGCGACGAGTTCGTGATCCTGGTCGAGGGCAGCACCGGCCGCCGGGACGTGGTCGGCGTCGCCGAGGCGGCGCTGTCCGCCGTTGCCAGGCCGGTCCGGATCGGCGAACACCAACTCGCCGTCTCGGCCAGCATCGGCATCGTCGAACGCCCGGTCGTCGACACCGACCCGGCCGACCTGATGAAGGCCGCCGACACCACCCTCTACTGGGCCAAGGCCGACGGTCGCGGCCGGTGGGCGGTCTTCGACCCGGTACGCAGCGCGCGTGACCGGGCCAAGTCGGCGCTCGCCGCCGCGCTGCCGGCCGCGCTGGAGCGCGACGAACTCGTCATCGAATACCAGCCCATCGTCGCCACCGACGACCAGCGGCTTATCGCGGTCGAGGCGCTGGTCCGTTGGCAGCATCCGCAACTCGGCCGGCTCGGACCGGACCGGTTCATCTCGCTGGCCGAGGAGACCGGACTGATCGTCGACCTCGGCGACCGGGTGCTGGCGACCGCCTGCGCCGACGCGAGCCGCTGGCTGGCCGAGTTTCCCGACGCCCAGTTGCGGGTCAGCGTCAACCTGGCCGCCCGGCAGGCCAGCGAACCGGGGCTGGTCGGCAAGGTCTCCACGGCCCTGCGGCGCACCGGCCTGCCGGCGGAACTGTTGCAACTGGAGCTGACCGAGAGCGCGGTGATGGCCACGACGGGGGAGCCGTTGCGGTCGCTGCGCCGGCTCGCGGCGCTAGGCGTACGGCTGGCGATCGACGACTTCGGCACCGGATACTCCAACCTGGCCTATCTGCGCCGGCTGCCGATCCACACGCTCAAGTTGGCCGGCGCGTTCGTGGAGGGCATCCGGGGCGACGACCCGGTGAGCCAGGTCGACGAGCGGATCGTCGACGCGCTGGTGCGGTTGGCGCATGCGCTCAATCTGTCCGTGACCGCGGAGGCGGTGGAGACCCGGCACCAGGCCGACCGGCTGCTGGCACTCGGCTGCGACACCGGCCAGGGCCGCTTCTACGGCCCGCCGCAGGAGGCCGGCGGCATCACCGCCCTGCTGCGCGGCTCCGCCGACGTCGCCACCCGGGTCTGA
- a CDS encoding MarR family winged helix-turn-helix transcriptional regulator — translation MDSMPPVSALGAPAGASLAHDLGFNLGVLFRAYVKASNEVVSDIPGGPRGYQVLAAAVHGDAGSQSALAKRLGIDRTVMTYLVDDLETAELVVRRPDPADRRNRRIVATDKGHLAWKLAERHLRAIDSHLLGEVSEDEERVFRDVLQRLAVRANEVDRLDNACELVQDLGSEPPSAPKRRTRRAPADRRADAAS, via the coding sequence ATGGACAGCATGCCGCCCGTCTCCGCCCTCGGTGCCCCGGCGGGCGCGTCGCTCGCCCACGACCTCGGGTTCAACCTGGGCGTGCTGTTCCGCGCGTACGTCAAGGCGTCGAACGAGGTGGTCAGCGACATCCCGGGCGGGCCGCGCGGATACCAGGTGCTCGCGGCGGCGGTCCACGGCGACGCCGGCAGCCAGTCCGCCCTCGCCAAGCGGCTCGGCATCGATCGCACCGTGATGACCTACCTGGTCGACGACCTGGAGACCGCGGAGCTGGTGGTCCGCCGGCCCGATCCGGCCGACCGGCGCAACCGTCGGATCGTCGCCACGGACAAGGGGCACCTCGCCTGGAAACTGGCCGAGCGTCACCTGCGGGCGATCGACTCGCACCTGCTCGGCGAGGTGTCCGAGGACGAGGAGCGCGTGTTCCGCGACGTGCTGCAGCGCCTGGCCGTGCGGGCCAACGAGGTCGACCGGCTCGACAACGCGTGCGAGCTGGTCCAGGACCTCGGCTCCGAGCCGCCGTCGGCGCCGAAGCGGCGTACCCGGCGCGCCCCGGCGGACCGCCGGGCCGACGCGGCCTCCTGA
- a CDS encoding pyridoxamine 5'-phosphate oxidase family protein produces MKLHEEISGRLRDFIEAQRMFFVATAPSGADGHVNVSPKGMAGTFAVLDGHRVAYLDYHGSGAETIAHLRDNGRITVMFCAFEGPPNIVRLYGRGTFVAIDDPACDDLLPLFPDPPDLHGLRAVITIDVHRISDSCGYAVPLMAYEGDRDLLVRAHSRRTDADLVEYRATRNAASIDGLPTFS; encoded by the coding sequence GTGAAGTTGCACGAGGAGATCAGCGGCCGGCTGCGGGACTTCATCGAGGCGCAGCGGATGTTCTTCGTGGCCACCGCCCCGAGCGGCGCCGACGGCCACGTCAACGTCTCCCCGAAGGGCATGGCCGGCACCTTCGCGGTGCTCGACGGGCACCGGGTGGCCTATCTCGACTATCACGGCAGCGGCGCCGAGACGATCGCCCACCTGCGTGACAACGGCCGGATCACGGTGATGTTCTGTGCCTTCGAGGGGCCGCCGAACATCGTCCGGCTGTACGGCCGGGGCACCTTCGTCGCGATCGACGACCCGGCCTGCGACGACCTGCTGCCGCTCTTCCCGGACCCGCCCGACCTGCACGGGCTGCGCGCGGTGATCACCATCGACGTGCACCGGATCAGCGACTCCTGCGGATACGCGGTGCCGTTGATGGCCTACGAGGGCGATCGTGACCTGCTGGTCCGGGCACACTCCCGGCGCACCGACGCGGACCTGGTCGAGTACCGGGCCACCCGCAACGCGGCCAGCATCGACGGACTGCCCACCTTCTCCTGA
- a CDS encoding STAS domain-containing protein, whose protein sequence is MDQQGADSNFSATTRADGEHLTVTVAGDVDMATADTMYAAAATPSGVARLTLDLRAVTFFDSAAIHALVRLAGAYGDALAVLPSSQVRRVLDISGLGDQPWLEA, encoded by the coding sequence GTGGATCAACAGGGTGCGGATTCGAACTTCTCCGCCACCACGCGCGCAGATGGTGAACACCTGACGGTGACCGTGGCCGGCGACGTCGACATGGCCACCGCCGACACGATGTACGCGGCGGCGGCGACGCCGTCCGGCGTCGCCCGGCTGACCCTCGACCTGCGGGCGGTCACCTTCTTCGACTCGGCCGCCATCCACGCGCTGGTCCGGCTCGCCGGCGCGTACGGCGACGCGCTGGCGGTGCTGCCGTCGTCGCAGGTCCGCCGGGTGCTCGACATCTCCGGCCTCGGTGACCAGCCCTGGCTGGAGGCCTGA
- a CDS encoding LLM class flavin-dependent oxidoreductase, with protein sequence MDYGHPLQFGTFITPTATPPDAAVARAQLSEELGYDLVTFQDHPYQPGFLDTWTLMTWVAAQTRSVHISANVLNLPLRPPAVTARAAASLDLLSGGRFDLGLGAGGFWDAIEAMGGRRLTPGQSVDALDEAIDVIRGIWAADEPGILKHDGDHYRVHGAKRGPLPAHDIPIWLGAYKPRMLRLVGRKADGWLPSLPYLKPGDLAAGQAVIDEAAREAGRDPREIRRLLNISGTFSASRRGFLDGPSTQWVEELLPLVLRDGIGTFIVMADDPDVMRRFAEEVAPALRAAVARERGPRTATAVRGAAALARRRAGIDYDAVPASLAAATVEPGDFGYARVRSSAMRAGSPGLVLQPRNPAEVVDALAFAREQPVPLSVRSGGHGIGGRSTNDGGIVIDLAGLDAIEVVDRETRRVRIEPGARWGDVATALAPYGWALTSGDYGGVGVGGLATSGGIGWLVRQHGLTIDHLLAVDLVLADGSRVRASADENADLFWGVRGAGANLGIVTSFEFVVDEVGDVGFGQFALDASDTAGLLERFGKVLEAAPRDTTANLIMSGARRGRPPVAQIMAVVDSADPDTVVERLQPIAEIAPVLDQAAQIVPYAALMHHVEGSHQGQGEPVSRSGLLDHLTPEFTTAAAHLVASGAVYFFQIRAMGGAVADVDPDATAFAHRSANFQVVAFGTDRRRIDRLWDDLAGHFSGLYTNFETDLRPERISDAFPPATLRRLRELKRRHDPGNLFRDNFNVA encoded by the coding sequence ATGGACTACGGACACCCGTTGCAGTTCGGTACCTTCATCACCCCGACCGCGACGCCGCCGGACGCCGCCGTCGCCCGTGCCCAGCTCAGCGAGGAACTCGGCTACGACCTGGTCACCTTCCAGGACCACCCCTACCAGCCGGGGTTCCTCGACACCTGGACGCTGATGACCTGGGTGGCCGCGCAGACCCGGTCGGTGCACATCTCCGCGAACGTGCTCAACCTGCCGCTGCGCCCACCGGCCGTCACCGCCCGGGCCGCCGCCAGCCTCGACCTGCTCTCCGGTGGCCGGTTCGACCTCGGGCTCGGCGCCGGCGGCTTCTGGGACGCGATCGAGGCGATGGGTGGCCGCCGGCTGACCCCGGGACAGTCGGTCGACGCGCTCGACGAGGCGATCGACGTCATCCGCGGGATCTGGGCCGCCGACGAGCCCGGCATCCTGAAGCACGACGGTGACCACTACCGGGTGCACGGCGCCAAGCGCGGCCCGCTGCCGGCCCACGACATCCCGATCTGGCTGGGCGCGTACAAGCCCCGGATGCTGCGGCTGGTGGGGCGTAAGGCCGACGGCTGGCTGCCGTCGCTGCCGTACCTGAAACCCGGTGACCTGGCCGCGGGGCAGGCGGTCATCGACGAGGCGGCACGGGAGGCCGGTCGGGATCCGCGCGAGATCCGCCGGCTGCTCAACATCAGCGGCACGTTCTCGGCGTCCCGGCGCGGGTTCCTCGACGGTCCGAGCACCCAGTGGGTGGAGGAACTGCTGCCCCTGGTGCTGCGCGACGGCATCGGCACCTTCATCGTGATGGCCGACGACCCGGACGTCATGCGGCGGTTCGCCGAAGAGGTCGCCCCGGCACTGCGGGCGGCCGTCGCCCGGGAACGTGGCCCGCGGACCGCGACCGCCGTTCGTGGTGCCGCCGCCCTGGCCCGCCGTCGGGCCGGCATCGACTACGACGCCGTACCCGCCTCGCTCGCGGCGGCGACCGTCGAGCCGGGGGACTTCGGATACGCCCGGGTCCGCTCGTCGGCGATGCGGGCCGGTTCACCGGGCCTCGTCCTGCAACCCCGGAACCCCGCCGAGGTGGTCGACGCGCTCGCCTTCGCCCGCGAACAGCCGGTGCCGCTGTCGGTCCGCAGCGGCGGACACGGTATCGGCGGCCGCTCCACCAACGACGGCGGCATCGTGATCGACCTGGCCGGCCTCGACGCGATCGAGGTCGTGGACCGGGAAACCCGCCGGGTACGCATCGAGCCCGGGGCCCGCTGGGGTGACGTCGCCACCGCACTCGCCCCGTACGGCTGGGCGCTGACCTCCGGCGACTACGGCGGGGTCGGGGTCGGCGGGCTGGCGACCTCCGGCGGGATCGGTTGGCTCGTCCGCCAACACGGGCTGACCATCGACCACCTGCTCGCCGTCGACCTGGTCCTCGCCGACGGCAGCCGGGTCCGGGCCAGCGCGGACGAGAACGCCGACCTGTTCTGGGGGGTCCGCGGCGCCGGTGCCAACCTCGGCATCGTGACCTCGTTCGAGTTCGTCGTCGACGAGGTCGGTGACGTCGGCTTCGGACAGTTCGCCCTGGACGCGAGCGACACCGCCGGCCTGCTCGAACGCTTCGGCAAGGTGCTGGAGGCGGCACCGCGCGACACCACCGCCAACCTGATCATGAGTGGCGCGCGGCGCGGTCGACCGCCGGTCGCGCAGATCATGGCCGTCGTCGACTCCGCCGACCCGGACACCGTGGTCGAACGGCTCCAGCCGATCGCCGAGATCGCCCCGGTGCTCGACCAGGCCGCGCAGATCGTGCCGTACGCCGCCCTCATGCACCACGTCGAGGGATCGCACCAGGGGCAGGGTGAACCGGTCTCCCGCTCCGGGCTGCTCGACCACCTCACCCCGGAGTTCACCACCGCGGCGGCACACCTCGTCGCCAGCGGGGCGGTGTACTTCTTCCAGATCCGGGCGATGGGTGGGGCCGTGGCGGACGTCGATCCCGACGCGACCGCCTTCGCCCACCGGTCGGCCAACTTCCAGGTGGTCGCGTTCGGGACCGACCGCCGGCGCATCGACCGGCTGTGGGACGACCTCGCCGGGCACTTCTCCGGGCTCTACACCAATTTCGAGACCGACCTGCGCCCGGAACGGATCAGCGACGCCTTCCCGCCCGCGACGCTGCGGCGACTGCGCGAACTGAAACGGCGCCACGACCCGGGCAACCTGTTCCGCGACAACTTCAACGTGGCCTGA
- a CDS encoding SpoIIE family protein phosphatase codes for MGPGPLPADLAAALDAGGEMGARIRDLDWAATPIGCDLGSWPEPLRHATVRMLASRAQIVIFWGPDHVALYNDAYVPTMGDKHPDWLGCPGREMWSEAWEVLGQLFAEVAETGRSFWAADYPFMLHRHGFLEETYFDVSYDPIRDDEGAVVGVFCIVSDTTSRVLGERRVGALSALGVRLADASGQADLGARVSAVLGEHPNDVPFALLYLDDAGEPTLAGPGAPRPGAPLAADRTAEPAANDTAVALVAAAGVPGAAVLTPELRPHTPGAGAALLRQVVAQGRAARAPVSAFVSTVPEQSADEALVLPVTGGARTVGALVLGASRRLAVDQRYRDFFHLLAAQVSGAVTNQRAYELERARTAQLAALDQAKTNFFSNVSHEFRTPLTLILGPLEEALAGPDLSPADRDALELMHRNALRLLKLVNTVLDFSRIGSGRVGASYQPTDLSDYTARLAGNFRSAAERAGLRLDVDCPPLPAPVHLDREMWEKIVLNLLSNALKFTFAGRITVRTFAAGRTAVLEVSDTGVGIPERDLPLVFERFQRVVGRRGRSHEGTGIGLALVRELTELHGGRVAVDSRPDVGSTFTVTLPFGTGHLPGDQLVAGDVAPVESDTARLYLAEAERWAGAEPSPPAAVTAGRPGPSAGDDTGTAGHGGRILVADDNADLRDHLTRLLSPNFEVVAVADGVAAVQAAARGAFDLVITDVMMPRMDGVELVAALRADPRTRHLPIVMLSARAGETAAVEGLTAGADDYLVKPFSGQELIARVRSNVELGQLRGQIIRQLRALTDAAVAVNTAQSTAEVTEAAARHAQLAVRAARVVVSVPGAHFEADAGGDLPADPPLVVPLLGMTGGPFGELRVWPHRGTVADAEEEALAQLARLVGVRLDNARLYEAEHRIAMTLQHSLLPQSLPQLPGAIVASRYLAGNSEVEVGGDWYDAIPVDDGRLVLVIGDVVGKGVVAAAAMGQLRNALRAYVLEGFDPGAALTRLNRLIGTVGRRSFATVVCVRFDPVTGRLWYASAGHPPPALIGADGSARFLYAKALGPPVGALPDAEYVTVEGRLDPGARILLYTDGLVEDRRQGIDDGLAQLLVDAARPTDHVDDLVEAMVGRVAGRTRRDDVAVLALEAAEPDRLVLRLPTDPARLSVLRRRLEDFLTGHGVPENDVFDLIVAVSEAAANAMEHPVEPARDTIEVEVAIGQEAVTAVVRDSGRWRESDGAGFRGRGLALIGALAELTVHRSDEGTTVTVHRRLGG; via the coding sequence ATGGGACCGGGTCCGCTTCCCGCCGATCTGGCTGCCGCGCTCGACGCCGGTGGGGAGATGGGCGCCCGGATCCGCGACCTCGACTGGGCGGCGACCCCGATCGGCTGCGACCTCGGCAGTTGGCCCGAACCGCTGCGGCACGCGACCGTACGCATGCTCGCCTCCCGCGCCCAGATCGTCATCTTCTGGGGCCCCGACCACGTGGCGCTCTACAACGACGCCTACGTGCCGACGATGGGTGACAAGCATCCGGACTGGCTCGGCTGCCCCGGGCGGGAGATGTGGAGCGAGGCGTGGGAGGTCCTCGGCCAGCTCTTCGCCGAGGTGGCCGAGACCGGCCGGTCGTTCTGGGCCGCGGACTACCCGTTCATGCTGCACCGGCACGGCTTCCTCGAAGAGACGTACTTCGACGTCTCGTACGACCCGATCCGCGACGACGAGGGTGCGGTGGTCGGCGTCTTCTGCATCGTCAGCGACACCACCAGCCGGGTGCTCGGCGAGCGGCGGGTCGGTGCGCTGAGCGCGCTCGGGGTCCGGCTGGCGGACGCCTCCGGCCAGGCCGACCTGGGCGCCCGCGTCTCGGCCGTGCTCGGCGAGCACCCGAACGACGTACCGTTCGCCCTGCTCTATCTCGACGACGCCGGCGAGCCGACGCTGGCCGGCCCCGGGGCGCCCCGGCCGGGTGCGCCGTTGGCGGCCGACCGGACGGCGGAGCCGGCCGCCAACGACACGGCGGTGGCACTGGTCGCGGCGGCCGGCGTGCCCGGCGCCGCGGTGCTCACCCCCGAGCTCCGACCGCACACCCCGGGGGCCGGGGCGGCCCTGTTGCGGCAGGTGGTGGCACAGGGGCGGGCGGCGCGGGCCCCGGTGTCGGCGTTCGTGTCGACGGTGCCGGAGCAGAGCGCCGACGAGGCACTGGTCCTGCCGGTGACCGGCGGCGCGCGCACCGTCGGCGCCCTGGTGCTCGGTGCCAGCCGCCGGCTCGCGGTCGACCAGCGGTACCGCGACTTCTTCCATCTGCTGGCCGCACAGGTGTCCGGCGCGGTCACCAACCAGCGGGCGTACGAGCTGGAGCGGGCGCGCACCGCGCAGCTCGCCGCCCTCGACCAGGCGAAGACCAACTTCTTCTCCAACGTCAGCCACGAGTTCCGGACCCCGTTGACCCTGATCCTCGGGCCGCTGGAGGAGGCGCTGGCCGGACCGGACCTGTCGCCGGCCGACCGGGACGCCCTGGAGTTGATGCACCGCAACGCACTGCGGCTGCTCAAGCTGGTCAACACCGTCCTCGACTTCTCCCGGATCGGCTCGGGCCGGGTGGGTGCCAGCTACCAGCCCACCGACCTGTCGGACTACACCGCCCGGCTGGCCGGCAACTTCCGGTCCGCGGCCGAGCGGGCCGGGCTGCGGCTCGACGTCGACTGCCCGCCGCTGCCCGCTCCGGTGCACCTCGACCGGGAGATGTGGGAGAAGATCGTCCTCAATCTGCTGTCCAACGCGCTGAAGTTCACCTTCGCCGGCCGGATCACCGTACGGACCTTCGCGGCCGGCCGGACCGCGGTGCTGGAGGTGTCGGACACCGGGGTCGGTATCCCCGAGCGCGACCTGCCACTGGTCTTCGAACGGTTCCAGCGGGTCGTCGGCCGCCGGGGCCGCAGCCACGAGGGCACCGGCATCGGCCTGGCCCTGGTCCGTGAACTCACCGAGCTGCACGGCGGCCGGGTCGCGGTGGACAGCCGGCCCGACGTCGGCAGCACGTTCACGGTGACGCTGCCGTTCGGCACCGGTCACCTGCCCGGCGACCAGCTGGTCGCCGGCGACGTCGCGCCGGTCGAGAGCGACACCGCCCGGCTCTACCTCGCCGAGGCGGAGCGCTGGGCGGGCGCGGAGCCGTCACCACCCGCGGCGGTCACGGCCGGGCGGCCCGGCCCGTCGGCCGGTGACGACACCGGTACGGCCGGACACGGTGGCCGGATCCTCGTCGCCGACGACAACGCCGACCTGCGCGACCACCTGACCCGGCTGCTCTCACCGAACTTCGAGGTGGTGGCGGTCGCCGACGGTGTCGCCGCCGTGCAGGCCGCCGCCCGCGGCGCCTTCGACCTGGTCATCACCGACGTGATGATGCCCCGGATGGACGGGGTCGAGCTGGTGGCGGCACTACGCGCGGACCCGCGTACCCGGCACCTGCCGATCGTGATGCTCTCCGCCCGCGCCGGTGAGACGGCGGCCGTCGAGGGCCTGACCGCGGGCGCCGACGACTACCTGGTCAAGCCGTTCTCCGGGCAGGAACTGATCGCCCGGGTACGGTCCAACGTCGAGCTGGGGCAGCTCCGCGGTCAGATCATCCGGCAGTTGCGGGCGCTGACCGACGCCGCCGTGGCGGTCAACACCGCCCAGTCGACGGCCGAGGTGACCGAGGCCGCGGCCCGGCACGCGCAGCTGGCCGTACGCGCGGCCCGGGTCGTGGTCAGCGTTCCTGGTGCCCACTTCGAGGCGGACGCCGGCGGCGACCTGCCCGCCGACCCGCCACTGGTGGTGCCGCTGCTCGGCATGACCGGGGGCCCGTTCGGCGAGCTGCGGGTCTGGCCGCACCGCGGCACGGTCGCCGACGCCGAGGAGGAGGCGCTCGCCCAACTCGCCCGCCTGGTCGGCGTACGGCTCGACAACGCCCGCCTCTACGAGGCCGAACACCGGATCGCGATGACCCTGCAGCACAGCCTGCTGCCGCAGTCGCTGCCGCAGCTGCCCGGCGCGATCGTGGCCAGCCGCTACCTGGCCGGCAACAGCGAGGTCGAGGTCGGCGGCGACTGGTACGACGCGATCCCGGTCGACGACGGCCGGCTCGTGCTGGTGATCGGCGACGTGGTCGGCAAGGGTGTGGTGGCCGCCGCCGCCATGGGACAGCTACGCAACGCGCTGCGGGCGTACGTGCTGGAGGGGTTCGATCCGGGGGCGGCGCTGACCCGGCTGAACCGGCTGATCGGCACGGTCGGCCGGCGCTCGTTCGCCACCGTGGTGTGCGTACGCTTCGATCCCGTCACCGGACGGCTCTGGTATGCCAGTGCCGGGCATCCGCCGCCGGCGCTGATCGGGGCGGACGGCTCGGCCCGGTTCCTCTACGCCAAGGCGCTCGGCCCGCCGGTCGGCGCGCTGCCCGACGCCGAATACGTGACCGTCGAGGGGCGGCTCGATCCGGGCGCCCGGATCCTGCTCTACACCGACGGCCTGGTCGAGGACCGACGGCAGGGCATCGACGACGGGCTCGCCCAGCTGCTCGTCGACGCGGCCCGCCCGACCGACCATGTCGACGACCTGGTCGAGGCGATGGTCGGACGGGTGGCCGGCCGGACCCGACGCGACGACGTCGCGGTGCTGGCCCTGGAGGCCGCCGAGCCCGACCGGCTCGTGCTGCGCCTGCCGACCGACCCGGCCCGGCTCAGCGTGCTGCGCCGGCGGCTGGAGGACTTCCTGACCGGGCACGGGGTGCCGGAGAACGACGTGTTCGACCTGATCGTGGCGGTCTCCGAGGCGGCGGCCAACGCGATGGAACATCCGGTCGAGCCGGCCCGGGACACGATCGAGGTCGAGGTGGCGATCGGTCAGGAGGCCGTCACCGCCGTCGTACGCGACAGCGGCCGGTGGCGGGAGTCCGACGGCGCCGGGTTCCGCGGCCGGGGACTGGCGCTCATCGGCGCGCTCGCCGAGTTGACGGTGCACCGGTCCGACGAGGGTACGACGGTGACCGTGCACCGTCGGCTGGGCGGTTGA
- the map gene encoding type I methionyl aminopeptidase, with amino-acid sequence MTVRAPLTPGTPSPWRQVPADIPRPEYVGKKRPKPWTGSHVQTPETIEKMRVAGRIAAQATQLAGEHCKPGVTTDEIDRVVHEFLVDHGAYPSTLGYKGFPKSCCTSLNEVICHGIPDSTVLEDGDIINVDVTAYIGGVHGDTDATFCVGEVSEEARLLVERTHEAMMRGIRAVAPGRQINVVGRVIESYAKRFGYGVVRDFTGHGIGEAFHSGLYIPHYDSPRPTDVIEPGMTFTIEPMITLGTYDYDVWSDGWTVVTKDRRWTAQFEHTIVVTEDGAEILTLP; translated from the coding sequence ATGACCGTCCGTGCGCCGTTGACCCCTGGCACGCCCTCCCCGTGGCGCCAGGTTCCCGCTGACATCCCCCGTCCGGAATACGTCGGCAAGAAGCGGCCGAAGCCGTGGACCGGCTCCCACGTCCAGACGCCCGAGACGATCGAGAAGATGCGGGTCGCCGGCCGGATCGCGGCGCAGGCCACCCAGCTCGCCGGCGAGCACTGCAAGCCCGGCGTCACCACCGACGAGATCGACCGGGTGGTGCACGAGTTCCTCGTCGACCACGGCGCCTACCCGTCGACGCTGGGCTACAAGGGCTTCCCCAAGTCGTGCTGCACCAGCCTCAACGAGGTGATCTGCCACGGCATCCCGGACTCCACCGTGCTCGAGGACGGCGACATCATCAACGTCGACGTCACCGCGTACATCGGCGGCGTACACGGCGACACCGACGCGACCTTCTGCGTCGGGGAGGTCTCCGAGGAGGCCCGCCTGCTGGTCGAACGCACCCACGAGGCGATGATGCGGGGGATCCGGGCGGTCGCGCCGGGCCGGCAGATCAACGTCGTGGGCCGGGTCATCGAGTCGTACGCCAAGCGGTTCGGCTACGGCGTGGTGCGCGACTTCACCGGGCACGGCATCGGTGAGGCGTTCCACAGTGGGCTCTACATCCCGCACTACGACAGCCCGCGCCCGACCGACGTGATCGAGCCCGGTATGACGTTCACCATCGAGCCGATGATCACGCTCGGCACGTACGACTACGACGTCTGGTCCGACGGCTGGACGGTCGTGACCAAGGACCGGCGGTGGACCGCGCAGTTCGAGCACACCATCGTGGTGACCGAGGACGGCGCCGAGATCCTCACCCTGCCCTGA